From the genome of Rhineura floridana isolate rRhiFlo1 chromosome 7, rRhiFlo1.hap2, whole genome shotgun sequence, one region includes:
- the DENND10 gene encoding DENN domain-containing protein 10 isoform X1 gives MEALPSLNKEGPSGVLGKGPIRPPGAGLAEDAAVLPLSEHLSTIEKDSSGDALWVWCYPSTTVELRGLLLRKCCLTDESKQLHTFVFGQYRLTWFYVTTMEVPDSSALKKVTHFSIVLTTKDFNPEKYAAFTRILCRIYVKYGSPVKMMESYISVLTKGICQSEENGSFLSKDFDVRKAYLASSIKDIISQFGMEIVLLYTALMLKKRIVVYHPRLEAVQEFTRALPALAWHRQDWSILHSYVHLNDDELEALKMCPGYVAGFIDSEVSNRLDLYDVYVNLAESEITISHQAKEAMTMGKLHKEIGQFIIQSAEDPDKSNSQVVKDISVKTKEILTNLASFTEVLHADEKPSLNFEALKQKRFPPATENFLYHLAAAEQMLKI, from the exons ATGGAAGCACTACCCTCCCTCAATAAGGAGGGACCTTCAGGGGTCCTCGGCAAGGGCCCAATCAGGCCACCTGGTGCTGGCCTTGCTGAGGATGCTGCAGTTTTACCATTAag TGAACATCTTTCCACCATAGAAAAAGATTCCAGTGGAGATGCTCTGTGGGTCTGGTGTTACCCTTCTACAACAGTTGAATTAAGGGGCCTCTTGTTGAGGAAATGCTGCCTTACAGATGAAAGCAAACAGCTTCACACTTTCGTATTTGGTCAGTACAGACTGACGTGGTTTTATGTTACAACTATGGAAGTTCCAGATTCTTCAGCCTTGAAAAAG GTGACCCATTTTTCCATTGTCCTGACTACCAAAGATTTTAACCCAGAGAAATATGCAGCCTTCACTAGGATCCTCTGTAG aatATATGTGAAATATGGTAGTCCTGTGAAAATGATGGAGAGTTATATTTCTGTCCTGACAAAGGGGATCTGCCAGAGTGAAGAAAATGGCTCTTTCCTAAGCAAAGATTTTGATGTCAGAAAAGCTTACCTTGCAAGCTCCATCAAAG ATATAATATCTCAATTTGGAATGGAAATAGTCCTCTTGTATACTGCGCTCATGTTAAAGAAAAGAATTGTAGTATATCACCCCAGATTAGAAGCTGTCCAGGAATTTACAAG ggCTCTACCGGCCTTAGCATGGCACCGGCAAGATTGGTCAATCCTTCATTCATatgtacatctgaatgatgatgAACTGGAAGCATTAAAGAtgtgcccag GTTATGTTGCTGGATTTATAGACTCAGAAGTGAGCAACAGGCTAGATCTCTATGATGTATATGTCAATCTGGCTGAAAGTGAAATCACCATTTCTCACCAAGCAAAAG aggCAATGACAATGGGGAAACTCCACAAAGAAATTGGTCAGTTCATCATTCAGTCTGCAGAAGATCCTGACAAATCAAATAGTCAAGTTGTTAAG GATATTTCAGTGAAGACAAAAGAAATCTTGACGAATCTGGCCTCGTTCACAGAGGTCTTACACGCTGATGAGAAGCCATCACTTAATTTTGAAGCACTGAAGCAGAAGCGATTTCCCCCAGCAACTGAAAATTTCCTCTATCATTTGGCAGCTGCCGAACAAATGCTTAAGATCTGA
- the DENND10 gene encoding DENN domain-containing protein 10 isoform X5, translated as MMESYISVLTKGICQSEENGSFLSKDFDVRKAYLASSIKDIISQFGMEIVLLYTALMLKKRIVVYHPRLEAVQEFTRALPALAWHRQDWSILHSYVHLNDDELEALKMCPGYVAGFIDSEVSNRLDLYDVYVNLAESEITISHQAKEAMTMGKLHKEIGQFIIQSAEDPDKSNSQVVKDISVKTKEILTNLASFTEVLHADEKPSLNFEALKQKRFPPATENFLYHLAAAEQMLKI; from the exons ATGATGGAGAGTTATATTTCTGTCCTGACAAAGGGGATCTGCCAGAGTGAAGAAAATGGCTCTTTCCTAAGCAAAGATTTTGATGTCAGAAAAGCTTACCTTGCAAGCTCCATCAAAG ATATAATATCTCAATTTGGAATGGAAATAGTCCTCTTGTATACTGCGCTCATGTTAAAGAAAAGAATTGTAGTATATCACCCCAGATTAGAAGCTGTCCAGGAATTTACAAG ggCTCTACCGGCCTTAGCATGGCACCGGCAAGATTGGTCAATCCTTCATTCATatgtacatctgaatgatgatgAACTGGAAGCATTAAAGAtgtgcccag GTTATGTTGCTGGATTTATAGACTCAGAAGTGAGCAACAGGCTAGATCTCTATGATGTATATGTCAATCTGGCTGAAAGTGAAATCACCATTTCTCACCAAGCAAAAG aggCAATGACAATGGGGAAACTCCACAAAGAAATTGGTCAGTTCATCATTCAGTCTGCAGAAGATCCTGACAAATCAAATAGTCAAGTTGTTAAG GATATTTCAGTGAAGACAAAAGAAATCTTGACGAATCTGGCCTCGTTCACAGAGGTCTTACACGCTGATGAGAAGCCATCACTTAATTTTGAAGCACTGAAGCAGAAGCGATTTCCCCCAGCAACTGAAAATTTCCTCTATCATTTGGCAGCTGCCGAACAAATGCTTAAGATCTGA
- the DENND10 gene encoding DENN domain-containing protein 10 isoform X4 → MEVPDSSALKKVTHFSIVLTTKDFNPEKYAAFTRILCRIYVKYGSPVKMMESYISVLTKGICQSEENGSFLSKDFDVRKAYLASSIKDIISQFGMEIVLLYTALMLKKRIVVYHPRLEAVQEFTRALPALAWHRQDWSILHSYVHLNDDELEALKMCPGYVAGFIDSEVSNRLDLYDVYVNLAESEITISHQAKEAMTMGKLHKEIGQFIIQSAEDPDKSNSQVVKDISVKTKEILTNLASFTEVLHADEKPSLNFEALKQKRFPPATENFLYHLAAAEQMLKI, encoded by the exons ATGGAAGTTCCAGATTCTTCAGCCTTGAAAAAG GTGACCCATTTTTCCATTGTCCTGACTACCAAAGATTTTAACCCAGAGAAATATGCAGCCTTCACTAGGATCCTCTGTAG aatATATGTGAAATATGGTAGTCCTGTGAAAATGATGGAGAGTTATATTTCTGTCCTGACAAAGGGGATCTGCCAGAGTGAAGAAAATGGCTCTTTCCTAAGCAAAGATTTTGATGTCAGAAAAGCTTACCTTGCAAGCTCCATCAAAG ATATAATATCTCAATTTGGAATGGAAATAGTCCTCTTGTATACTGCGCTCATGTTAAAGAAAAGAATTGTAGTATATCACCCCAGATTAGAAGCTGTCCAGGAATTTACAAG ggCTCTACCGGCCTTAGCATGGCACCGGCAAGATTGGTCAATCCTTCATTCATatgtacatctgaatgatgatgAACTGGAAGCATTAAAGAtgtgcccag GTTATGTTGCTGGATTTATAGACTCAGAAGTGAGCAACAGGCTAGATCTCTATGATGTATATGTCAATCTGGCTGAAAGTGAAATCACCATTTCTCACCAAGCAAAAG aggCAATGACAATGGGGAAACTCCACAAAGAAATTGGTCAGTTCATCATTCAGTCTGCAGAAGATCCTGACAAATCAAATAGTCAAGTTGTTAAG GATATTTCAGTGAAGACAAAAGAAATCTTGACGAATCTGGCCTCGTTCACAGAGGTCTTACACGCTGATGAGAAGCCATCACTTAATTTTGAAGCACTGAAGCAGAAGCGATTTCCCCCAGCAACTGAAAATTTCCTCTATCATTTGGCAGCTGCCGAACAAATGCTTAAGATCTGA
- the DENND10 gene encoding DENN domain-containing protein 10 isoform X3, whose translation MAETEAQLLLSVGLIEKDSSGDALWVWCYPSTTVELRGLLLRKCCLTDESKQLHTFVFGQYRLTWFYVTTMEVPDSSALKKVTHFSIVLTTKDFNPEKYAAFTRILCRIYVKYGSPVKMMESYISVLTKGICQSEENGSFLSKDFDVRKAYLASSIKDIISQFGMEIVLLYTALMLKKRIVVYHPRLEAVQEFTRALPALAWHRQDWSILHSYVHLNDDELEALKMCPGYVAGFIDSEVSNRLDLYDVYVNLAESEITISHQAKEAMTMGKLHKEIGQFIIQSAEDPDKSNSQVVKDISVKTKEILTNLASFTEVLHADEKPSLNFEALKQKRFPPATENFLYHLAAAEQMLKI comes from the exons atggCAGAGACAGAGGCTCAGTTGCTGCTGAGTGTGGGGCTGATTG AAAAAGATTCCAGTGGAGATGCTCTGTGGGTCTGGTGTTACCCTTCTACAACAGTTGAATTAAGGGGCCTCTTGTTGAGGAAATGCTGCCTTACAGATGAAAGCAAACAGCTTCACACTTTCGTATTTGGTCAGTACAGACTGACGTGGTTTTATGTTACAACTATGGAAGTTCCAGATTCTTCAGCCTTGAAAAAG GTGACCCATTTTTCCATTGTCCTGACTACCAAAGATTTTAACCCAGAGAAATATGCAGCCTTCACTAGGATCCTCTGTAG aatATATGTGAAATATGGTAGTCCTGTGAAAATGATGGAGAGTTATATTTCTGTCCTGACAAAGGGGATCTGCCAGAGTGAAGAAAATGGCTCTTTCCTAAGCAAAGATTTTGATGTCAGAAAAGCTTACCTTGCAAGCTCCATCAAAG ATATAATATCTCAATTTGGAATGGAAATAGTCCTCTTGTATACTGCGCTCATGTTAAAGAAAAGAATTGTAGTATATCACCCCAGATTAGAAGCTGTCCAGGAATTTACAAG ggCTCTACCGGCCTTAGCATGGCACCGGCAAGATTGGTCAATCCTTCATTCATatgtacatctgaatgatgatgAACTGGAAGCATTAAAGAtgtgcccag GTTATGTTGCTGGATTTATAGACTCAGAAGTGAGCAACAGGCTAGATCTCTATGATGTATATGTCAATCTGGCTGAAAGTGAAATCACCATTTCTCACCAAGCAAAAG aggCAATGACAATGGGGAAACTCCACAAAGAAATTGGTCAGTTCATCATTCAGTCTGCAGAAGATCCTGACAAATCAAATAGTCAAGTTGTTAAG GATATTTCAGTGAAGACAAAAGAAATCTTGACGAATCTGGCCTCGTTCACAGAGGTCTTACACGCTGATGAGAAGCCATCACTTAATTTTGAAGCACTGAAGCAGAAGCGATTTCCCCCAGCAACTGAAAATTTCCTCTATCATTTGGCAGCTGCCGAACAAATGCTTAAGATCTGA
- the DENND10 gene encoding DENN domain-containing protein 10 isoform X2, protein MYIIEIRRMIKSEHLSTIEKDSSGDALWVWCYPSTTVELRGLLLRKCCLTDESKQLHTFVFGQYRLTWFYVTTMEVPDSSALKKVTHFSIVLTTKDFNPEKYAAFTRILCRIYVKYGSPVKMMESYISVLTKGICQSEENGSFLSKDFDVRKAYLASSIKDIISQFGMEIVLLYTALMLKKRIVVYHPRLEAVQEFTRALPALAWHRQDWSILHSYVHLNDDELEALKMCPGYVAGFIDSEVSNRLDLYDVYVNLAESEITISHQAKEAMTMGKLHKEIGQFIIQSAEDPDKSNSQVVKDISVKTKEILTNLASFTEVLHADEKPSLNFEALKQKRFPPATENFLYHLAAAEQMLKI, encoded by the exons ATGTACATAATCGAGATTAGACGAATGATCAAAAG TGAACATCTTTCCACCATAGAAAAAGATTCCAGTGGAGATGCTCTGTGGGTCTGGTGTTACCCTTCTACAACAGTTGAATTAAGGGGCCTCTTGTTGAGGAAATGCTGCCTTACAGATGAAAGCAAACAGCTTCACACTTTCGTATTTGGTCAGTACAGACTGACGTGGTTTTATGTTACAACTATGGAAGTTCCAGATTCTTCAGCCTTGAAAAAG GTGACCCATTTTTCCATTGTCCTGACTACCAAAGATTTTAACCCAGAGAAATATGCAGCCTTCACTAGGATCCTCTGTAG aatATATGTGAAATATGGTAGTCCTGTGAAAATGATGGAGAGTTATATTTCTGTCCTGACAAAGGGGATCTGCCAGAGTGAAGAAAATGGCTCTTTCCTAAGCAAAGATTTTGATGTCAGAAAAGCTTACCTTGCAAGCTCCATCAAAG ATATAATATCTCAATTTGGAATGGAAATAGTCCTCTTGTATACTGCGCTCATGTTAAAGAAAAGAATTGTAGTATATCACCCCAGATTAGAAGCTGTCCAGGAATTTACAAG ggCTCTACCGGCCTTAGCATGGCACCGGCAAGATTGGTCAATCCTTCATTCATatgtacatctgaatgatgatgAACTGGAAGCATTAAAGAtgtgcccag GTTATGTTGCTGGATTTATAGACTCAGAAGTGAGCAACAGGCTAGATCTCTATGATGTATATGTCAATCTGGCTGAAAGTGAAATCACCATTTCTCACCAAGCAAAAG aggCAATGACAATGGGGAAACTCCACAAAGAAATTGGTCAGTTCATCATTCAGTCTGCAGAAGATCCTGACAAATCAAATAGTCAAGTTGTTAAG GATATTTCAGTGAAGACAAAAGAAATCTTGACGAATCTGGCCTCGTTCACAGAGGTCTTACACGCTGATGAGAAGCCATCACTTAATTTTGAAGCACTGAAGCAGAAGCGATTTCCCCCAGCAACTGAAAATTTCCTCTATCATTTGGCAGCTGCCGAACAAATGCTTAAGATCTGA